Proteins encoded in a region of the Pirellulales bacterium genome:
- the cbiE gene encoding precorrin-6y C5,15-methyltransferase (decarboxylating) subunit CbiE, whose translation MPEKVHIIGIGDDGLTGLTDAARRLLDGAQLVIGAQSALDQLGANRAERLIVGDNFDEALRRIAAEPHRRIVLLASGDPLFYGVARYLCSKLGKDRFEVLPHVSSMQLAFARVKESWEEAYLTDLSTRSLPSVLDKIRIAEKVGLFTSDAWPPAAIAKALLENKLDYFSAYVCENLGSPDERVTQGELAEIASDDFGPLNVMILVRKPDVPDRPADAIGRRLFGNPDEAFAQSQPKYGLLTPAETRSIALAQLDLGSRSIVWDVGAGSGSVAVEAAQLASDGTVYAIEMDPEDHALIVHNAERFGVRNLTPVRGRAPEAWQGLPDPDAIFVGGSGRGISHLVEAAYQRLRPRGRLVANVGSIENLSDVHQALRKAGDVRVWMINIARGTEQLERVRFDALNPSFLLAVAKPDK comes from the coding sequence ATGCCCGAAAAAGTTCACATTATCGGCATCGGCGACGACGGCCTGACCGGTTTGACCGACGCGGCGCGGCGCCTGCTCGACGGGGCTCAACTGGTGATCGGCGCGCAGTCGGCCCTGGACCAACTGGGCGCCAACCGCGCCGAGCGACTGATCGTGGGAGACAACTTCGACGAGGCGCTGCGGCGCATCGCGGCCGAGCCCCACCGGCGGATCGTGCTATTGGCGTCGGGCGACCCGCTCTTTTACGGCGTGGCGCGCTATCTGTGCTCCAAGCTAGGCAAAGATCGCTTTGAAGTCTTGCCGCACGTGAGCAGCATGCAGTTGGCCTTCGCGCGGGTGAAGGAAAGCTGGGAGGAGGCGTACCTCACCGATTTGTCGACGCGCTCGCTGCCGAGCGTGCTCGACAAGATTCGCATCGCCGAAAAGGTGGGGCTGTTCACCAGCGACGCCTGGCCGCCAGCGGCCATCGCCAAGGCGCTGCTGGAGAACAAGCTCGATTATTTTTCGGCCTATGTCTGCGAGAATCTCGGCTCGCCCGACGAGCGCGTGACGCAGGGAGAACTGGCGGAGATTGCGAGCGACGACTTTGGCCCGCTCAACGTGATGATCCTGGTGCGCAAGCCCGACGTGCCCGACCGGCCGGCCGACGCGATTGGCCGCCGGCTGTTTGGCAACCCCGACGAGGCGTTTGCGCAGTCGCAGCCCAAGTATGGCCTGCTGACTCCGGCCGAAACGCGCTCGATCGCGCTGGCGCAACTCGACCTGGGATCGCGCAGCATCGTGTGGGACGTGGGCGCCGGCAGCGGTTCGGTGGCGGTCGAGGCGGCGCAACTGGCCAGCGACGGCACGGTGTACGCCATCGAGATGGATCCCGAGGACCACGCGCTCATCGTGCATAACGCCGAGCGATTTGGCGTGCGCAATCTCACGCCGGTGCGCGGCCGCGCGCCAGAGGCCTGGCAAGGACTGCCCGACCCCGACGCCATCTTTGTCGGCGGCAGCGGCCGCGGCATCAGCCACCTGGTCGAGGCGGCCTACCAGCGGCTGCGCCCGCGCGGCAGGTTGGTGGCCAACGTCGGCAGCATCGAAAACCTCTCCGACGTGCATCAGGCGCTGCGCAAAGCGGGAGACGTGCGGGTGTGGATGATCAACATTGCCCGCGGCACCGAGCAATTGGAGCGGGTGCGGT